Proteins co-encoded in one Marmota flaviventris isolate mMarFla1 chromosome 9, mMarFla1.hap1, whole genome shotgun sequence genomic window:
- the LOC114078937 gene encoding olfactory receptor 10AG1-like isoform X2 has protein sequence MFFFSSLEKEKVKITETNLTSVEGFVLLGFSDIPTLHWFLFGTFLVIYLIILLGNGIIILITRVEPTLKTPMYFFISNFSFLEISYVSVTLPRMLIDLWTQKGNISFFACATQMCFFLILGATECFLLAVMAYDRYVAICNPLHYPLVMSHKICVRLVVGCWVIAIPFHVGQTCQIFSLPFCDSNQIHHFFCDIPPMLKLACGDIFVNEMMVYVFALLFVTVPFMLILGSYSRMISTILQLPSNTGRAKAFSTCSSHLIVVLLFYGSASITYLNSKSSPYEGTDKLLFLFYTILTPMFNPVIYSLRNKDVTEALRKFLLKSLTL, from the exons atgttttttttttcctcgctAGAA aaagaaaaagtgaaaatcacAGAAACCAACCTTACTTCAGTGGAGGGCTTTGTTCTCTTGGGCTTTTCTGATATTCCCACATTGCACTGGTTTCTCTTTGGAACATTCTTAGTCATCTACCTGATTATCCTGCTGGGGAATGGCATCATCATTCTAATAACGAGGGTAGAGCCCACTCTGAAGACTCCCATGTACTTTTTTAtcagtaatttttctttcctggaaATCTCTTATGTGTCCGTCACACTTCCCAGAATGCTTATAGATCTTTGGACCCAGaagggaaatatttctttttttgcctgTGCTACACAAATGTGCTTTTTCCTCATACTGGGAGCCACAGAATGTTTCCTTCTGGcggtgatggcctatgaccgctatgtggccatttgtAACCCTCTGCACTACCCTCTAGTCATGAGCCATAAGATCTGTGTCCGGCTGGTAGTTGGTTGCTGGGTCATTGCAATTCCATTTCATGTAGGGCAGACCTGCCAGATTTTCTCTCTGCCCTTCTGTGATTCGAACCAAATTCaccacttcttctgtgacattCCTCCAATGCTCAAGCTGGCCTGTGGGGACATCTTTGTGAATGAGATGATGGTTTATGTATTTGCTCTACTATTTGTCACTGTTCCTTTTATGTTGATCCTTGGGTCCTACAGCAGAATGATCTCAACCATCCTTCAGTTGCCATCAAACACTGGGAGGGCCAAAGCCTTTTCCACTTGCTCGTCCCACCTTATAGTTGTACTTTTATTCTATGGATCAGCCAGTATTACCTATTTAAACAGCAAATCCAGTCCGTATGAAGGAACAGACAAGCTGCTCTTTCTTTTCTACACTATTTTGACCCCGATGTTCAATCCAGTGATATACAGTCTGCGCAATAAAGACGTTACAGAGGCATTAAGAAAATTTCTTCTCAAATCGTTAACATTGTGA
- the LOC114078937 gene encoding olfactory receptor 10AG1-like isoform X1, translating into MHSRTVNPQKEKVKITETNLTSVEGFVLLGFSDIPTLHWFLFGTFLVIYLIILLGNGIIILITRVEPTLKTPMYFFISNFSFLEISYVSVTLPRMLIDLWTQKGNISFFACATQMCFFLILGATECFLLAVMAYDRYVAICNPLHYPLVMSHKICVRLVVGCWVIAIPFHVGQTCQIFSLPFCDSNQIHHFFCDIPPMLKLACGDIFVNEMMVYVFALLFVTVPFMLILGSYSRMISTILQLPSNTGRAKAFSTCSSHLIVVLLFYGSASITYLNSKSSPYEGTDKLLFLFYTILTPMFNPVIYSLRNKDVTEALRKFLLKSLTL; encoded by the coding sequence atgcacTCAAGAACTGTAAatccacagaaagaaaaagtgaaaatcacAGAAACCAACCTTACTTCAGTGGAGGGCTTTGTTCTCTTGGGCTTTTCTGATATTCCCACATTGCACTGGTTTCTCTTTGGAACATTCTTAGTCATCTACCTGATTATCCTGCTGGGGAATGGCATCATCATTCTAATAACGAGGGTAGAGCCCACTCTGAAGACTCCCATGTACTTTTTTAtcagtaatttttctttcctggaaATCTCTTATGTGTCCGTCACACTTCCCAGAATGCTTATAGATCTTTGGACCCAGaagggaaatatttctttttttgcctgTGCTACACAAATGTGCTTTTTCCTCATACTGGGAGCCACAGAATGTTTCCTTCTGGcggtgatggcctatgaccgctatgtggccatttgtAACCCTCTGCACTACCCTCTAGTCATGAGCCATAAGATCTGTGTCCGGCTGGTAGTTGGTTGCTGGGTCATTGCAATTCCATTTCATGTAGGGCAGACCTGCCAGATTTTCTCTCTGCCCTTCTGTGATTCGAACCAAATTCaccacttcttctgtgacattCCTCCAATGCTCAAGCTGGCCTGTGGGGACATCTTTGTGAATGAGATGATGGTTTATGTATTTGCTCTACTATTTGTCACTGTTCCTTTTATGTTGATCCTTGGGTCCTACAGCAGAATGATCTCAACCATCCTTCAGTTGCCATCAAACACTGGGAGGGCCAAAGCCTTTTCCACTTGCTCGTCCCACCTTATAGTTGTACTTTTATTCTATGGATCAGCCAGTATTACCTATTTAAACAGCAAATCCAGTCCGTATGAAGGAACAGACAAGCTGCTCTTTCTTTTCTACACTATTTTGACCCCGATGTTCAATCCAGTGATATACAGTCTGCGCAATAAAGACGTTACAGAGGCATTAAGAAAATTTCTTCTCAAATCGTTAACATTGTGA